GTCTCCTAAAACTTCTAAGTATTGGCACAAAATCCTGGTGGAGGATATGAACACTGGTGCCAATGGTGCGAGACAGAGCCGCTGTCTGTGCCAAATGACAGTGTGTATCTGCATATTGGCATCTTCTCTTGGGCGCTTGTTCTCCATCCAATGTCTGGGGAAGTTTcactgattttcctttttgcagaCATCAGTGCAAgttccagccccagcagctggtgTGATTGAAGCCCTTCTGGTACCTGATGGTGGCAAAGTGGAAGGGGGGACACCTCTGTTCAAACTCAGGAAAACTGGAGGTGAGCCAGGCATATATAACTTGCATGAGCCTTCCTGTTTCCACTGATCTTTTTCTGAAGATGGAAGCAAGGCATTTAGAGGGATCCTGAGAGGGCTTATATGTTTCCTCCATCTGCCTCTCTAGCTGGATGAAAATACTGCTGTTGTCCATTAGAAAAGGGGGGGAACTTTCCTTTTGCTCGCTCTGGAGGAGACTGCAGCTCTAAGCTAAAATTAATTGAGAATTCCCCTGATACAGctttcttccctgccctgtTCTCATCAGCATCCAGTTTCCTACCAATGAGGAGATCGAAGGTGTTGATTAGTAAAACACTTTCACCATAGGATCTTCTTGTGGTGGCTCCTGTCAGTTCAGTAGTGCTGAGAATATAAAGGCGCTCTGCTGGGGGCTTAACTTACCATGGTTCTTCCTTGTctttcagctgctcctgccaaggccaaaccagcagcagcccctcctcctcctgcagcccctgaaCCTGTAGCTGCGGCTGCTCctccccctgctgcagcaccaatTCCCACTACAATGCCACCAGTGCCACCTGTGTCAGCTCAGCCCATTGACAGCAAACCAGGTGAGGCAACAGCCATGTTCTCCTAATTTCAAGCCTTTCTTCCTTGTGGAGAGTGTGTAAGGTTAAAGACAGCAAAGAGTTTGGTGCGTATGGTGAAGGCCTCCCCACATTATTGCCCTGCATGCTCCAGACTGGCGAGCTCAGCTGTGCCTGGAACCCGTCTAGCCCTGTTCAAGGCTGCTTCCACGCTGTGTTACTTGAGCAAGGAGCTCAAACGGGCTTTCTAACTCGGGGCATCGCGATCAAGACCTGGCTTCCCTTTTTGACTGATGTGTTCTTTACCCTCAGTGTCTGCGGTgaagccagctgcagccccagcggCAGCCCCTCCTGGGGAGACAGTGCCCAGCAAAGGTGCCAGATCAGAGCATAGGGTAAGCTGTGGGAATAGGGGCATTGCCAGTGCTTCTGTTGCTGAGTGACAGTCTGTTCTGGCATTTTCTGGCTGTGTCTGCACCTACCTGTTCACACCCAGCTCAGTGGGGCTGTGACAGATGGGGATATTCTCTGCTTGGAGGCACACATTTaggggctggaggaagagcCAGGTCCAATCTGACACAGGTCTTTTTGAGGCAAAAGTCTTGTCTTGAGCTCTCCTGACTGAGCACAGAAGGCTCAGTGTGATCTTCTTGGTTGGTCCACAAGCCCTCAGCAaagggctgaggctgctgcagctgccttgtGCTTTCATAAGAGAACACGGTTGAGCAGCTGCCTTCTTAGCAATCTTGCTTTTCTCACATTAGCCTCATGCTGGGAACCTACACATGTTTGGAGGTCTTGAGAAACACATAGGTTGGAAGTAGTCATACTGTGATGCATTTCAGCACTGCTTTTCAGGTGAAGTGGGTGTTGAGCTGAGAAGCTCTGTAGTGATATCAACTTCTCAGCCTGTCATGCTCCTCAAAGAGACGAGTGAAAACCTTGGCCCTAGGCATCTTACTGGTCAACCAGACAGCAAGAAGAAGAAGGGCCTGTTGAGTTTTTTGTGCGTTTTGCCCCTTGGATGAGCTTGAGGCAGCTTCTAAttatatctttttaattttcaggtgAAAATGAATAGGATGCGTCAGCGTATTGCTCAGCGGCTGAAAGAGGCTCAGAATACTTGTGCCATGCTGACCACTTTCAACGAGATCGATATGAGGTGAGGACCagatctctttttccttttatgagTAGAAATAGATGCAGGCAGTCATCTTGAAATAGCAGTCAAGACCTTGCTGATTCTCTTCAGAGGGATTGGCAAACCTATCTGTTGGGACCTCTTTCTTAGGTGTGTACCACTGTTTGTGCAGCTTCACCAGGACCATGCTGGTGTTGCAGTATGAGGGGTGCATAACTTCCTAATGGCCTGTTCTTACTTGGGAATCATCTGCTGCTTGTAAAAGGGGCAGCCTGGTTCCTCATCTGCGTGGTTCTTGGTTGAGGACTGATAGGTGTTGAGCAGAAGACCAGGTGTGACTGGTATCACTTGCAGAGTGGCTACTAGAAGACAGCAAGTTGTAGCATCTGCTTTCTGCCACCCCACCAAGTTACTGCTTTTGGAGGTGGGCCTATTTAGCTTCCCGTGAGGTGGTTCCCCAGGGCTCATCAGCCTTTCAGGTGAGTTTTACATAGGTCTGAGGCATTTGCTGTGGGATGGTGCAGATTTCCAGAGACGGACTAGCATCCTTCCGCATCCCCTTCGGGCAGGTGGGGGTCTTCTGACTCAAGCGATTGCATGGACTGAACGCACTAATGGCTTTGGAGGGCGGGCAGCTTATGTTACAGTGCATTAAGGGGAAATTGTGCCCAAATCAAATTGCTTTGTGAAATCCTATTCTGCTCCTTAAAGAcaaaacatgtaaatatttgGGTCTCAGAACAATAAGGCTGGCAAAATAGTCTTGATTGGAGGGGAAGTGCTGCAGCTTTATCTCCTCTCGGAGGCTCATTGAGGTGTCGCTTTACGCTGGCCTCGGGCTCTCGTTGCATCTGGTAATCTGGTTTGGATTGATTGCTGTGAGGTTGACTCTTGAGGACCTGTGCTGGGGCCTCCTGCTTCCCACGGGGGTCAGCGTCTGAAAGGAGGAAGCCATAATGAGCCGGTTTCATAGCAGACCTCATCCTTATTGCCGCAGTCCTTGTGTCTTGGGAGGCACTAATGTCTTTGGGTGGTAATCCTAGCCCTAAACGAGGTTAATCACGGGAAAACAAACACTCTAAACCATGGAGAACCTGCCCCAAGCTGAAGCTGTCTCTTCAAAGACTCAAGGTCCCTGGAGGGGGCAGGGATGGACCGCGCAATTCTACAGCATCTGGCATTAGCCTGGTATAGCCAGAGCTTGTAGCCACAGCTTGGTTGACTTTATAAATGGCCTACGTTCTGATAAATAGAAGCAGTGGGGAAACATGATTAGTCTGGATGAGGGCTATAGGTGGGCTGGCACTCACTGCCATAGCATCTGGGAAAATTTCTCTCATATTCACTCAACTCCCAAAGCTGGTGAGTTAAGTACTGAGGCATCGTTGTGGTGGCAGGTGCTGGACTTGCACAACGATTCAAGTCTTTTCCCTCAAATCACCATGTGCGTCTTTTCTGCTCTTGgcatttcctgctttttcaccCCTCTGGGGTTGGCCCAGGCACACCTGCAGTTGCTCTCTGTGGTACCACACTGGTATCAGCATTGGTGTCCCCAGAGAGTCGGTGGCAATGTCAGGCTGAAGCAGGAAATACACCATGCCCCATCTTGCTTTTGTGCCTGGCAGGTTGAGTTTGCGGTCCAGGACCAGTTCCTGTTAGATCTTTTGGCAGGGGCCTTAGAGCCACCTTCAGCCCACTTCAGGTGTGACATTTGAAGGATTTTTCAGCAGACCAGGTGTTCGGCGCTTGGTTTGCAGTCCTTGGGGCTGGTGCTGAAATCTGTTCTAGAGTGAGGGAGCGGTGTTTTCTTGGACTCCCTGCTGACCAGCGTTGTCATGTGTTTTGTAGCAACATCCGGGAGATGAGAGCTGTACACAAGGATACCTTTTTGAAAAAGCACAACCTGAAGCTAGGTTTCATGTCAGCTTTtgtgaaagctgcagcttttgctCTGCAGGACCAGCCCGTTGTGAATGCAGGTGAGTGGGGACCCTTGCCCGGTGAGTCTCACCAGTGAACATGGCAGAGTGGGGAAAAGCAGGTTGCTAGGTCAGTGGCAGGGCTAATACTTTGGATAAGCAAGTcaaatacacaggaaaaaggaagacagtcctgtgtgctgcagctgatTTTGCTAATGCCACTTACGTAGGCAGAGGACAGCTTGCCAAGAGGGGCTCTGTTATGCCGGGGTTGccaggagcggggctggggccgtgTGTACCcagcctgcagaaagcagagcctgctggctgctgtaGTGGTGGCTGCTGTAGGTGCAGTGCAGTTCCTGGGGCTGTCAGAGGTGCTTGCTTAAACCCAGAAGAGGAGGATAACCAAGAGCACGTGTGAAGGGAACTGACCTATCTGGactgtgtttcctttctgtctgtgctgATCCTTCTCCCACAGGGGCAGCGAGGGCTTATTTTTCTCTGGAGTTGTGTTTAAGCTAGAGACGAGCAAGTTGTTATGATTTGGTGGCTACTTCTGGCCTGTTGAGCCCTTGATCCTGGGTACTGCATGTgtaacacagctttttttttttctcctagtgATTGATGACACGACCAAAGAGATTGTGTACAGGGACTATGTGGACATCAGTGTCGCTGTAGCAACTCCCCGGGTAGGTACCTTGGATGCTTTGGCCATGCTTCCTCAGGTCTGGAATGGTCGTATACTTGGAGCCAACTCAGCTTTGAGCTCTACTGCAGCAGAAACTTCCTGATGAGACTGATCTATAAATGAGACATCTTATACGTTGTGGACTGCAGAGATGGGTTTTGGGAGAAGATGGAGGACCAAAAATATTCTGCCACTGTACTAGGAGATATAGTAACAAGGTTGTTATAGATCTCAGTGGCTAATGAGTAGGGCCAAGTTAGggaaaccctttttttttttgtgcaccCATGAGGGTATGGCATAGACAGTAAAAGCTTTGCATGTCCTGTCCTTTGGGTAACCCTGCTGTGCTGTTCCACCAATTCTGTAAAAGCTGCTTCAAAGAGATATTCCTGTCCAGGGAGGGTATGGGATGGAGATACAGCTGTTGAATTAGTTGAGTCTGTTGTGAGGCAGAGGTTTGGCCAGGACTGAGGTTCTGATACTGCTCCCAAAGTCTAGGAGAGGTCCAGCACAAAGAGACTCCACTATTCTTGCGGAGAAAGAGGTGGCAGCTGAACTCTGCCCAGTGTCTCACCTGCTTTTACAGATGTGGAACTGCATCCAGACAGACCACGTTTATTTTATGAGACGGGCTTACAAAGGCAAAGATGATGTCTCATTTACCGTGTTGGCCCTCGGTGCGTGTCCTGGCAGATTTCCTGGCAGGCTGCCAGGGTGTGAGGCAGCTCTGCCAACCACCTGCTGTGTGCTGAGACAGCAGGAACTCTGCTGGGCTGAGGCCAGGCTCCTGCCCCGTAACAGTTACCTGTGTGTCACTGCAGTGAGTTTGCTGATCATGCATTTTGCTTCTCCCTAGGGTCTTGTGGTCCCTGTCGTTAGGAATGTAGAAAACATGAACTTTGCTGACATAGAACGTGCTATCTATGAGTTGGGGGAGAAGGTAAGGAAAGTTGGAGGGTTTTCTGGAAAAGGTTGGGAGGAATGGGAAGAACTGGGGGTGCTGGACAGGCACGAATTGATTCAATCCCTCTGTGTCATCATCTCTGACCTCTAACACACTTGAGTCGTGCTGTGGGGAGTGATCCAGTTACATCtgtggctctgctcctgccttaCAGGCAGGCCTGTCTACTTGTTGCCTTTCCAGAAGACCAAAAACTATGCATTAGTGACATGGTGTGTCTTCACCGTTGTCTTTAGAGGCCAAGGCTTAGCTGCCCTGGGGTAGAAGTCCCTGTATCTGTCTCCTACAAAATCAGGAGTTGGAAATGAAGGCAAGAGAATCCTTCCCCAATGCCAGTAAATGTTCAGATCTAAAGACAGGGTGCATTTGCAAGTGATTTGTGCTGGTTTTCAGCTGAACAGATCAGTAAGTGAAGCTCCTGCCATTAGCATTTATTCCTGGAGAGGCTGAATGTCCAGACACTTgtcctttgccttctgtgatcTGTGGGGCTTTCTAAGACCGTACTTTTTCTTCTAGGCACGGAAGAATGAACTGGCCATTGAAGACATGGACGGTGGCACTTTCACAATCAGCAATGGAGGGGTTTTCGGGTCACTCTTTGGGACACCTATCATTAACCCCCCCCAGTCTGCCATCTTAGGCATGCATGCCATCTTCGACAGGCCTGTGGCTGTCGGGGGCAAGGTAGGTGGAGCTGCGCAGCAGGTTTCAGTGAACAGAGGGGAGGGCTCGGTGGAGTGAGGACCACAGCCCGTAAGCTTTTTCTAGGGAGTTGGTGTCAACTTCTGAAAGGCTTTACTGTGAAGGGGGAGCAGAGACTAATGGGTGTAAGGCAGCTTTTCTGGCACCGGTACTTGCCTGAGGTGTGCAGGGGGTCTTGTCCTGTTTGTGAGGGGGAGAACTGGATAATCTGCTTAGGtgtggggtggaggagggggcTGTAGCCTCTGTGATAGAGAACGGGTCCAGAAAGGGACCTAGTCTTGTGTGGCGATCAGTGCCTATGGGTGAGTGGGTAGGTCGTCCTGCCAGGCAGGACACATCGAGGAGAGCCTGAACCCTGGATTCAGGATCGGAAGAAGGCAGGGTCTCCCTCAGTTTCACGGGAGGGCGTCACGCAGGCAGTAGAGCTGAGCTCGCTAATGCCGGTCTTATTCCTCCCCTTCAGGTCGAGGTGCGGCCCATGATGTTTGTGGCACTGACGTACGATCACCGGCTGATTGACGGCAGAGAGGCAGTGACTTTCCTGCGCAAGATCAAGGCAGCGGTGGAGGATCCCCGCGTGCTGCTGCTCGACCTGTAGGGCGGCCGCACCCCCACACCACCCACCCAGAGCAGGGCCGCAGCACCAGCAAGGGCAATGCAGGGCATTCAGGAACTGGCAGGGGTCATTCCAGTCTCCCTCCCTCCGCTGTGATTGGAGCTGTCCCAGAGGGAGTCGCGGGGATagctcctgcctccttccctgttCTGTTTAACGAAGGTTCAGTTTCTCACGAGGATTGCTGTGCGGTGGGCCAACCACTGAACGGCACTGCCTTTCCAGAGCTGTCCGTATGGCATCCTCTCCCTCACAGCACCAAACTCTCACCTCTAGCTTGTCCTATACCACTGGAaactgcttgctgctgctgggctaGGGTACCCTTCCCTGCCGCTCCAAGGCAGGTTCAGCTTTATTTCCTAGCACTGAGGTTcctgggagggagaggagaggaaaggctACTGTTCTGTCcctgttttgcttaaaaatatttcacactcATCTGCTTTGCGAGGGCAGTCTGGGGACCCCCCAGGCTGCTTGCAGCAGAGATTTTGATCAGAGCAGGGCTTGAGGTAGGCGTCAGCCTCTAGCAGTGCCCTAGTTACACTCCCTCCACAGACAGGAATGCAGCAGCGGCAAGCTCCCCTGCTTTCCCTTGGAGATGATTGTCTCTCCAGCCTGGTCACCGTGGCATGAATGTTCGTGTCCGGGTGGGCAGAGCGCGTGACCTCTGTGGAGGTAGCACTGTTCCTGGGGGAACAACCCTTTTCACCATTACATGCCTGACACGGGGGCAAGaaccagcccccagcagctgtCCTTGAATCACAGCTCACTGATGGTGGATCCGACTGCTGGCTTCCTGCGTGCGAGGGCTTGGCCCGCTACCAGCGGGGAGACAGCTGGGGAGGGCCAGGTCTTCAATGTATATCCCAGCCCAAggctgctggttttggggggaggggggcagtcCTTAATCTGATAGCGCACACATGTATTGGGGAGTGAGGGGGTTGCTAGTGCCTGCAGACTCTATTACTCTTACCCTCTACACAGAACTtgtaactaaaatatttaacacagcggattttaaatgaaataaaaatgggcAACAGCTGCGAGGTGGGGGTGTGTTTGAGGGGGCAGGTGGCAGCTCCTGGACAAGGGCTCTGGCATCAGCAGCGTCGCTAAGTGTAGTGTAAGAAGCCTGTCATCTGGTGGTGAGAGGAAAGGGAGTGGGAGCTGGGCCCTTCGCAGGTGGGTCTCAATTGTGGCTTCTCTGGCTGTGAACTGCTGTCCTCAAACCCTCTTTGGCACAGGGTTGGCTGTTCCCAGCAAAGATGAGGTTTTTGGGGCTGGAAATGGTCTGTTTCTCGGTCTAGCAAGAGAAGCGTTGCAGACGGTGAGGAAATCCCAGTGTGTGGTAAGTGGCATGATGGCCAAGAGGGGGACTTGGGACAGGCTGTTACAGTACCGGTGTGGAGCCGGGTTGGTTTGTCCCTGATAGAACAGGGGAGAGCTGTAAACCGTGCACGTGGGGAAAAAGGCCCTTAGGGGTTGCAGAGGGAGAAAGCAGGCAAGATCAAAGGACTGTCAAGTGCAAGTTGGCTGTGGTGCTGAGACTTTCCCCAGGGAGCTGTCTGGGTTGGAACAATATGAAATTGTTCCTGGATCATGGCAGGGTTTTTCCAGCTCCGACACCAACTTCAGAGAATGGTTTGCCTTTCCCGGCTATGAGTGAAGAAAGCAGCCCCTTTTAACTGAAAACTGTTCCACTTACAGCTTGCGTGCTGGTGAGAGCAGTGCCTAGTGCTGGTTCCTGCATCTTCCTGGCAGCTCTGGACAAACTGGTGCGTGGAGTCAGCTTGCTTCTGACTGCCCCTGGTTGAGGTAGgtgaggaagagaggaaaaacccCTTCCCTTGCTGTATAGGAAGGGCAAAGAATCTAGCCACTCTTGCACAAGTACGTTGAAAGAGAAAGTTCTGATTAGAAAATGCTGCCAGCACCAGTGCTCTGCGCTGGTTTAGGATACGGGGGGCCCACCTTGGCTTTGTACGTGAGCCTGGGGAAGGGCAATGGCCGTGTTCTGTCGGAGGCTGCAATAAATGGGGCCTTCGAACTGGGAATGTACAGCCAAGCTCCTAAAATAAGAGCAGTTGGCTAAACTGCATCATTTAATCTGCCTGCTCTATTTAATCCACCCTGCTGGGGCTTGCTGGCGGAGGGCggtgcagctgctgtgcttaAAGCTGCCTTTTGACCCTTCTGGGTGACACCCATGGCAGTGTCCTGCTGGGGCTTTGGCCACAGGGTGGGTCCTGCTGAGCCTCCCCTCAGTCACACAGGATTAGGAGGCTGGTGGCAGTGGGTGCAGCCAGGAAAGGCTGCCCTGGAGAGGGAAAGCGCCAGGCGCTGCGTGGGATTAGCGGTCCCTGGGTGGCCCTCTTGCTCCTGCACGGCCTTTCAGGTGCCTTCGCTGCAGTGGGAGAGGAGTTTCTCCCAGGCTTTGCTCCCCTCTGCTGGACAAGCACTCGGAGGCagcccaggagcaggcagggtggTAGCGGCCGGTGGCGAGCAGGAGCTGGAACCAGCTAGCCACAGGGAAGCTTCACTGGTGCCGGTAATTCCTTACCGTTGGGGATGAGGGAGCGCTGCGAGCCGCGGGGGGGGAGATGCAGAGCTCCACTGCTGCCATTGCTAGCTCATCCTTCAGCCTAGGGCTTTGACTTGCACaaatcagcacagcagctgctgcttcgGGCTGTTGGCAGACGCCTTTTCTTCCATCCTGGTTTGTCTTTACTTTTGCCCTTCTTCCGTCTGTGCTGGCTCTCAGCGTTCATCCCGTTAACGGCTTGCTGTTTGATCTACCAGGGGCAACTGTGCTCCGAGCACAGCGGGGAGGGCAGCGGGCTGCCgtcctgcagcagaaaggagcaCCCAGGCACGGGAGGCTGGGGCCAGAACgggtaacaacaacaaaaatcagggctggaagaaaacacaggtaCTCTCTGCGTTTTTCTCAACTCTGATCTGCAGCCACACGGCCACGCAGCCCCAGGAACctgtggggcaggcagctcgGTGCCACCTTCTGGGTTttggctgcagggtgctgaCAGCCAGTGGGTGATGCCATCCCCAGGGCTCTCCCGCACCCAGCACGCTTGGTCCAGGCCTGGCTGGTCTGGCTCAGATACAAAAGGACGCTTCTGCAAGCAATAATGagtggtttattttatttcagagggCTGAGGGGAGAAGAGCAGAGGGCTCCCTCCTGTCTCACCCCTGCATCAGGCATTacccacacacacatgcagtcAGGGATGGGCACAGACCCCAGGCTTGGGCACCAGCCGGTGGGGCCCAGAGGAGATGCACTTggaagccacaaaaaaaaataacagggaAGAGGGTTGCTGTGGTAGTAGCAGAGATAAAAACCATAGGGAGGGAGTCCCGAGGCGAGACGCTAAGCTGAGCAAGGGATGCCCCAGAAGGGGAGCATAGCCTCACCCCAGGGGTGGGCACCTGGcttccctttcccaccaggGAGGACCTAGAGAAGACAGCCTGGCCCAGACTGCAGCCTCCTCTTGGAGACACCAGCAAACAcaagcagagacagaagaacACGTAAGGCTGCAAAACCTCATGCGTACCCCACACTGGGACAGCCCTTGCAGGCAAACccccccagcaggcagagctgcctgtgccaccCGGGGTCACTAGTGCCAGGACAGTGGCTCTGTGCCCACTCCCTGCAGGGAGGACAGCCTGCCTAGCCCACCAGCTTGTTCCACGGGACGGTGCTGAAGAAGGAGTGGGACTTCAGCTTCGCCATGCCACCTCCTCCAGAGCCCAGACGCCACTTTGGGTTGTACTGCAGGAGCTGTGGAGAAAGGGGACGGggacagcaggatggggatgcTGGAAAAGCTACCCAGGCTGGACCCTGCCTTTCCGTAGTGCCTCGCCCTGTCCTCCCTCACCTCGGTGAGCAGCGATGTGGCAGCCAGGCTAAGCCCTTCTGGCAGATGCAGCTGGGTGTGAGGTTGAATCCCTGAAGGGTGGTTTAGGAACAGTGGCTGCAGGAGGTAGAAGGAGATGGTGAGTGGAGGAACCGAGAAGGGTAGGAGGGCCCTGCTGAGCCATCATTGCCACACAACCCCAGCCCTCTACAGCAGGATTTAAAACCTGGTGTACTGAAGACCCAGAGGCCGTGCACAGGCACTAGGAACCACAAGCCTGAAGCAACCTGGCACAGCACCGAGGTGCCAGCAGGGCAAGGCACCGTCCCAGCCCCGGCATGGCAGGGAGACCTTGCGCCACAGTATCacctctgcctcccccctccttgcacagctctgctgcctcttaCCACTCCTGTCAGCAACTCATACAAGAGTGAGCCAAAGCTCCAACAGTCAGCTGCTTCGGTGGGCTCTGCGATCCCCCccacttctgcagaaaaagccAGAGAGGTATTAATTAGagtgggaggcagggagcacCAGTG
This genomic stretch from Falco naumanni isolate bFalNau1 chromosome 7, bFalNau1.pat, whole genome shotgun sequence harbors:
- the DLST gene encoding dihydrolipoyllysine-residue succinyltransferase component of 2-oxoglutarate dehydrogenase complex, mitochondrial, encoding MLLLWRSRCLGRALGRSLRALRQGNCTLARCSLSGVAGSQGLAYMNSRKLVVNSSSVFTVRYFRTTAVRRDDVVTVNTPAFAESVTEGDVRWEKAVGDTVAEDEVVCEIETDKTSVQVPAPAAGVIEALLVPDGGKVEGGTPLFKLRKTGAAPAKAKPAAAPPPPAAPEPVAAAAPPPAAAPIPTTMPPVPPVSAQPIDSKPVSAVKPAAAPAAAPPGETVPSKGARSEHRVKMNRMRQRIAQRLKEAQNTCAMLTTFNEIDMSNIREMRAVHKDTFLKKHNLKLGFMSAFVKAAAFALQDQPVVNAVIDDTTKEIVYRDYVDISVAVATPRGLVVPVVRNVENMNFADIERAIYELGEKARKNELAIEDMDGGTFTISNGGVFGSLFGTPIINPPQSAILGMHAIFDRPVAVGGKVEVRPMMFVALTYDHRLIDGREAVTFLRKIKAAVEDPRVLLLDL